A single window of Verrucomicrobiota bacterium DNA harbors:
- the bioD gene encoding dethiobiotin synthase, producing MKSEPPRKRFHGSSKIIFVTGTDTGAGKTLLAGLLLHHCRHSGCHALGMKPFCSGGRDDVVFLSSVQNHELPMDEINPFYFAEPIAPLVAARKRRRAVRLSDVLDRIRRLESKCDRLIIEGAGGVLVPLGEGYSVLDVIAFLRCQVVVAARNKLGMINHTLLTVKALQAVGIKSITVILMGCRGRDVAVHSNQNTLQELLSPITVLSIPFLGEDAVRLCALKNNYKKTKKTIALLPNFDTFDRVLLNDSKKRLTTKPSVDSARSRK from the coding sequence ATGAAATCAGAACCGCCTCGCAAACGATTTCACGGTTCGTCCAAAATAATTTTTGTCACCGGAACGGACACGGGTGCTGGCAAAACATTACTCGCCGGGTTGCTCCTGCACCACTGCCGTCACTCAGGTTGTCACGCGCTGGGAATGAAACCCTTTTGTTCCGGTGGACGGGATGATGTTGTGTTCTTGAGTTCAGTGCAGAACCACGAGTTGCCGATGGATGAGATAAATCCTTTTTACTTCGCTGAACCGATTGCTCCTTTGGTCGCGGCGAGAAAGCGTCGAAGAGCGGTCAGATTGAGCGACGTTCTGGATCGAATTCGAAGGCTGGAATCAAAATGTGATCGGCTCATAATCGAGGGGGCAGGTGGCGTATTGGTGCCGTTGGGAGAAGGTTACTCGGTCTTGGATGTGATCGCCTTTTTGCGCTGTCAGGTCGTGGTCGCCGCACGAAACAAGTTGGGGATGATTAATCACACGCTCTTGACCGTGAAGGCATTGCAAGCTGTTGGAATTAAGAGCATTACTGTTATCTTGATGGGCTGTAGGGGGCGGGATGTCGCGGTTCACAGCAACCAGAATACGCTGCAGGAATTGCTCTCACCGATCACCGTCCTAAGCATCCCGTTCTTAGGTGAAGATGCCGTGCGTCTTTGTGCCCTAAAAAATAATTACAAAAAGACAAAGAAAACTATTGCACTGTTACCGAACTTTGATACTTTTGATCGCGTTCTTTTGAACGACTCAAAAAAGCGACTGACAACTAAACC